Within Syntrophorhabdaceae bacterium, the genomic segment TCCATCCGACGGGCGACAGGTATTATGATTCTATCAGATAAGATATCCATCAATGAACGGGAAGGGAGGACATAGAAATGCTCATGCCGACCAGGATTCTTGTACCCACCGATTTTTCCGAATATTCGGACAAGGCGTTAGAACAGGCCCTCGACATCGCAAAGGAATATAAGGCCAAGGTTTTTCTGTTCCATGTGATCCACGAGGAGCCGCTGCACCCCATTCCCTTTGTCGATACCGTCCTCGAAAAGAAGGTCCTGGAGATGATTTGTGACCAGGCCCGGGTCGAGGCCGAGCAAAGGATGCGGACTC encodes:
- a CDS encoding universal stress protein, whose product is MPTRILVPTDFSEYSDKALEQALDIAKEYKAKVFLFHVIHEEPLHPIPFVDTVLEKKVLEMICDQARVEAEQRMRTQLEKFPQTKEVEVVTGIRRGIAYEEILKEAEDNKVDLIVIGSLGRTAIAKYFIGSVARNVLKGATCNVLLAK